Part of the Rothia mucilaginosa genome, AGCGGTTTAAATGCGGAACTATGAACGGGCGTGACAGGTCAACCGGCAGTTATATTCGGGGCGGCGAAGAGAGCCACAAAGTCAGAGCGGTAAAGCCAGGTTGGTCACGCGAAGCAGCACGCGGCGCATCAAGCCCCGCATAAAAGACCTTACAGACACAGCGAACCCGCCGTCCCCGAATCCCCCACTCCTCAAGGGAGCAGGTGCCGGGTGCGGCGGGTTCTTCTGTCGGTTAGCTCAGCTCTACGCTGCGCCTACTGAATGTTTGCTTCTTACGGGTTGAGCCCGAGAGAATTAGAAGCCGGGTTTTTAGAAGCCGAGGGAAGCTGCGGCTGCGCGGATTGCCTCAGCGGATGCCTTCAGCTGTGCCAGCTCAGCCTCGTTCATGGGGACCTCGAGCACGCGCTGGATGCCCTCACGGTTCACGATAGTGGGCAGGGACAGTGCAACGTCCTTGAAGCCGTACAGCTCGCCTGCAATGGTGGTGGAGACGGGCAACACCGCGTTCTGGCCGCCGAGGAATGCCTCAGCGATACGTGCACCGGAGATACCGATTGCGTAGTTGGTGGAACCCTTGCCCTCGATAACCTTGTATGCTGCGCGCATAGCTTCGGTTGCGAGCTCTGCACGGACCTCTTCGGTGAAGACAGGCTTGCCGTCCTGCTCCCACTCGGTCAGGGGAACCATGCCGATGTTTGCTGCGGACCAGACGGGGAACTCGGAGTCGCCGTGCTCACCAACAACGTTTGCGTGAACGCTCTTGATGGAGACGCCAGCCTTGTTAGCAATCAGCCAACGCAGGCGGGAGGAGTCCAGAACGGTACCGGAGGACAGCACGCGGT contains:
- a CDS encoding L-lactate dehydrogenase, translated to MNGVNNPTKLGVIGAGGVGSATAYAAMVRGSADEIVLYDIDGKRAHAEALDIAHGAMFAHEATVTGGDDIELLRDCDMVIITAGARQKPGQPRLELAGANVAILEKLLPNILSVAPNAIIMLVTNPCDVLTVVAQKITGLPANRVLSSGTVLDSSRLRWLIANKAGVSIKSVHANVVGEHGDSEFPVWSAANIGMVPLTEWEQDGKPVFTEEVRAELATEAMRAAYKVIEGKGSTNYAIGISGARIAEAFLGGQNAVLPVSTTIAGELYGFKDVALSLPTIVNREGIQRVLEVPMNEAELAQLKASAEAIRAAAASLGF